The Streptomyces sp. NBC_01463 DNA window CGAGCGCACCCGCGACGACGAAGGCCGTCAGCTTGAATCCGTACGGCTTCAGGCCCAGCACCTCCACCCGGCGCTCGTTCTCCTTGATGCCCTCCCAGACGCGGCCGGTGGGGGAGCGGACCGACCGGTGGACGACGGCCAGGGTGAGCACGAGGTAGGCCAGCGCGATCCAGTAGAGGTTCGCCGTGTTGTCGATGCCGACGAGCCAGGAGGGAAGGAGATCGGCCGGGGCCGCCCGGCCCTCCTCGCCACCGGTGACCCCGCCGGGGTTGCGGGACACCAGGATCGAGCCCGCCTGGGCGAAGGCCAGGGTCACCATGGAGAAGCCGATCCCGGTGACGCGCAGGCTCACCGACCCCAGGACGAGGGCCAGCGCGATCCCGAAGAGGAGACCGAGGGTCGAGGCCAGGACGAAGGGAAGGCCCGCCTCCAGCAGGAACATGTTGGTGGCGTAGCTGCCGGCCGCGAAGTACAGGGCGTGGCCGAACGAGAGCAGTCCGGTGCGCCCGAGCAGCAGGTCGTAGCCCGTGGCCAGGGCGCCGAACAGCAGGCAGGTGGCGAGGAGTTGCAGGCTGCCCGCGCTGCCGAGCGGACCGTCCAGCAGGCCGGGCACGGGTACGGCGCTGAACGGTGCGACGGCCAGGACGAGCAGGACGGCCGCCGGCCACCAGCGCAGCAGCCGGGGCGACTTGACCGGCAGCACCGGGGCCGGAGAGCCCTCGGTGCGGTCGTGTGTCTCGGTGGCGGTGCTCACGCGAGCCTCCCCGTCAGTCCGCGCGGGCGGATCAGCAGCAGCGCGGCGAGCAGGACGACGACCGCCAGATCGCCGAGGCCCGCCGCGGTGTAGTAGTTGGCGAACTGCTGGACCAGTCCGATGACGACGGACGCCACGGCGGCGCCGGTCACCGAACCCATGCCGCCGGTGACCACGACGACGAACGCGAAGATGAGCAGCGAGGTGCCCTGGCGCGGGTCGACCGAGCCGAAGTACAGCCCGCCGAGTGCCCCGCCGAGCGCGGC harbors:
- a CDS encoding branched-chain amino acid ABC transporter permease, producing the protein MSTATETHDRTEGSPAPVLPVKSPRLLRWWPAAVLLVLAVAPFSAVPVPGLLDGPLGSAGSLQLLATCLLFGALATGYDLLLGRTGLLSFGHALYFAAGSYATNMFLLEAGLPFVLASTLGLLFGIALALVLGSVSLRVTGIGFSMVTLAFAQAGSILVSRNPGGVTGGEEGRAAPADLLPSWLVGIDNTANLYWIALAYLVLTLAVVHRSVRSPTGRVWEGIKENERRVEVLGLKPYGFKLTAFVVAGALAALGGIVHLLLTGGSTPQTTTSDFTLSLLVMVVLGGSGTRWGPMAGGILYTWADHRLGDLAGSGAVADLPAVLRVPLSQPLFLLGVLFVAVVHLLPGGLARLPSRLRSVPYRKETGDQ